From Nicotiana tabacum cultivar K326 chromosome 20, ASM71507v2, whole genome shotgun sequence, one genomic window encodes:
- the LOC107765901 gene encoding TORTIFOLIA1-like protein 3 isoform X1 has translation MPVAMKRNQNPTRDLKHRVLTCLHKLSDRNTHSAAAAELESIAKTLSSETVPPFLSSISAVDSADKSPVRKQCLRLISLLSEQHRNTLSPHLSKLLSAVVCRLRDPDSAVRTACVTACTSISSNLTQPPFSSIIKPFLEALFTEQEMNAQIAAALCLSAAIEASPEPDVVCLRKLLPRFEKLLKCGSFKAKAAALTLIGSVIGVGGASNQQTMRNLVPYLVEFMSSEDWAARKASVEALLRLAVVERDSLSEFKASCLKTFEAKRFDKVKAVRETMNQMLEVWKEIPDLCADDSPLPQSNSSSKENASDGGYPPSMKTSYTMSSGAPSVRKKQAHKTASTDCSSARTALKGRLSNTSEKKSTPAIFRKLDRKKPSEWKVEISAPLGTPGTRTSENETKNKEGRLADKDEEMEQQTKLEVRRTLFSKISGERKPGALRAGSRVVPYLNEISKSTVIVSNETGDLYRNPKECECKDLSQIRKQLVQIENQQSSLFELLQRFIGSSESGMHSLVTRVQGLELALDEISFDFAMSTGRKSRTDSAAMCCKLPGAEFLSSKLWKRTGGRSSTSRSFAHGETSSAGAVSSKAGEHGDGERFNLERGRSWLCSNHGFIVNPLAKMHREAQGISEPSSSGVSNNFRNGV, from the exons atgccagtAGCCATGAAGCGGAACCAAAACCCAACACGCGACTTAAAGCACCGTGTCCTCACGTGCCTCCACAAACTTTCCGACCGCAACACTCACTCTGCGGCGGCCGCCGAACTCGAATCCATTGCTAAGACCCTCTCATCAGAAACAGTTCCTCCTTTCCTCTCCTCCATCTCCGCAGTCGATTCCGCCGACAAATCTCCTGTCCGAAAACAATGCCTCCGTCTCATCTCCCTTCTGTCCGAGCAGCACCGCAACACTCTCTCACCTCACCTCTCCAAACTCCTCTCCGCTGTCGTCTGCCGCCTCCGTGACCCTGACTCCGCCGTCCGCACCGCCTGCGTCACCGCATGCACTTCCATCTCCTCAAACCTCACACAACCTCCGTTTTCCTCAATTATCAAACCCTTCCTCGAAGCGCTGTTCACGGAGCAGGAGATGAACGCTCAGATCGCGGCAGCATTATGTTTATCAGCGGCAATCGAGGCGTCGCCGGAGCCGGATGTTGTCTGCTTGAGGAAGCTGTTGCCGAGGTTCGAGAAGCTTCTCAAGTGTGGGAGCTTTAAAGCGAAGGCGGCAGCGCTTACGTTGATCGGTAGTGTGATTGGAGTAGGAGGAGCTTCTAATCAGCAGACAATGAGGAATTTGGTGCCGTATTTGGTGGAATTTATGAGTAGTGAGGATTGGGCTGCTAGGAAAGCTAGTGTAGAGGCTTTGCTCAGACTCGCCGTAGTTGAGAGAGACTCACTCTCGGAATTCAAAGCTTCTTGCCTTAAGACATTCGAGGCTAAAAGATTCGATAAG GTGAAGGCTGTGAGGGAAACAATGAACCAAATGTTGGAGGTGTGGAAAGAAATCCCTGATTTGTGTGCTGATGACTCTCCTCTACCCCAGTCAAATTCATCATCTAAAG AAAATGCTAGTGATGGGGGTTATCCACCTAGCATGAAGACCTCCTATACCATGAGCTCTGGTGCGCCTAGTGTTAGAAAAAAGCAGGCTCATAAGACAGCTTCTACTGATTGTTCTTCTGCTCGTACAGCCTTAAAAGGTCGTCTTTCGAACACTTCTGAAAAGAAATCAACCCCAGCAATCTTCCGCAAGCTTGATCGCAAGAAGCCATCTGAATGGAAAGTTGAAATTTCTGCTCCTCTTGGTACTCCTGGGACCAGGACTTCTGAGAATGAAACTAAAAACAAAGAGGGGAGACTGGCAGACAAAGATGAGGAGATGGAACAACAAACAAAACTAGAAGTCCGACGAACCCTTTTCAGTAAGATCTCTGGTGAAAGAAAGCCTGGTGCATTGAGAGCTGGATCGCGTGTGGTTCCATATCTTAATGAGATATCAAAATCTACTGTTATTGTAAGTAATGAAACTGGGGATCTCTATAGGAACCCAAAAGAATGTGAATGCAAAGATCTCTCTCAGATCCGGAAACAACTTGTGCAAATTGAAAACCAGCAGTCCAGTTTGTTTGAGCTTCTCCAG AGATTTATTGGGAGTTCAGAGAGCGGCATGCATTCTTTAGTGACACGAGTTCAAGGTCTAGAGCTGGCATTAGATGAGATCTCATTTGACTTTGCTATGTCCACCGGAAGGAAGTCAAGGACTGATTCTGCAGCCATGTGTTGCAAGCTACCAGGTGCAGAATTCTTGAGTTCAAAACTTTGGAAGAGAACAGGAGGTCGGAGTTCTACCTCACGATCTTTTGCTCATGGTGAAACCTCATCAGCAGGTGCTGTAAGCAGCAAAGCTGGTGAGCATGGAGATGGAGAAAGATTTAATTTGGAACGTGGGAGATCTTGGCTTTGCAGTAATCATGGATTTATTGTCAATCCATTAGCAAAAATGCATCGTGAAGCTCAGGGAATCTCTGAACCTTCGTCAAGTGGAGTTTCAAACAATTTCCGTAATGGTGTATGA
- the LOC107765901 gene encoding TORTIFOLIA1-like protein 3 isoform X2 — MPVAMKRNQNPTRDLKHRVLTCLHKLSDRNTHSAAAAELESIAKTLSSETVPPFLSSISAVDSADKSPVRKQCLRLISLLSEQHRNTLSPHLSKLLSAVVCRLRDPDSAVRTACVTACTSISSNLTQPPFSSIIKPFLEALFTEQEMNAQIAAALCLSAAIEASPEPDVVCLRKLLPRFEKLLKCGSFKAKAAALTLIGSVIGVGGASNQQTMRNLVPYLVEFMSSEDWAARKASVEALLRLAVVERDSLSEFKASCLKTFEAKRFDKVKAVRETMNQMLEVWKEIPDLCADDSPLPQSNSSSKENASDGGYPPSMKTSYTMSSGAPSVRKKQAHKTASTDCSSARTALKGRLSNTSEKKSTPAIFRKLDRKKPSEWKVEISAPLGTPGTRTSENETKNKEGRLADKDEEMEQQTKLEVRRTLFSKISGERKPGALRAGSRVVPYLNEISKSTVIVSNETGDLYRNPKECECKDLSQIRKQLVQIENQQSSLFELLQAVWIGMKTRFNSQISLDLEHMVGQKSEAGSSFLIELLQ; from the exons atgccagtAGCCATGAAGCGGAACCAAAACCCAACACGCGACTTAAAGCACCGTGTCCTCACGTGCCTCCACAAACTTTCCGACCGCAACACTCACTCTGCGGCGGCCGCCGAACTCGAATCCATTGCTAAGACCCTCTCATCAGAAACAGTTCCTCCTTTCCTCTCCTCCATCTCCGCAGTCGATTCCGCCGACAAATCTCCTGTCCGAAAACAATGCCTCCGTCTCATCTCCCTTCTGTCCGAGCAGCACCGCAACACTCTCTCACCTCACCTCTCCAAACTCCTCTCCGCTGTCGTCTGCCGCCTCCGTGACCCTGACTCCGCCGTCCGCACCGCCTGCGTCACCGCATGCACTTCCATCTCCTCAAACCTCACACAACCTCCGTTTTCCTCAATTATCAAACCCTTCCTCGAAGCGCTGTTCACGGAGCAGGAGATGAACGCTCAGATCGCGGCAGCATTATGTTTATCAGCGGCAATCGAGGCGTCGCCGGAGCCGGATGTTGTCTGCTTGAGGAAGCTGTTGCCGAGGTTCGAGAAGCTTCTCAAGTGTGGGAGCTTTAAAGCGAAGGCGGCAGCGCTTACGTTGATCGGTAGTGTGATTGGAGTAGGAGGAGCTTCTAATCAGCAGACAATGAGGAATTTGGTGCCGTATTTGGTGGAATTTATGAGTAGTGAGGATTGGGCTGCTAGGAAAGCTAGTGTAGAGGCTTTGCTCAGACTCGCCGTAGTTGAGAGAGACTCACTCTCGGAATTCAAAGCTTCTTGCCTTAAGACATTCGAGGCTAAAAGATTCGATAAG GTGAAGGCTGTGAGGGAAACAATGAACCAAATGTTGGAGGTGTGGAAAGAAATCCCTGATTTGTGTGCTGATGACTCTCCTCTACCCCAGTCAAATTCATCATCTAAAG AAAATGCTAGTGATGGGGGTTATCCACCTAGCATGAAGACCTCCTATACCATGAGCTCTGGTGCGCCTAGTGTTAGAAAAAAGCAGGCTCATAAGACAGCTTCTACTGATTGTTCTTCTGCTCGTACAGCCTTAAAAGGTCGTCTTTCGAACACTTCTGAAAAGAAATCAACCCCAGCAATCTTCCGCAAGCTTGATCGCAAGAAGCCATCTGAATGGAAAGTTGAAATTTCTGCTCCTCTTGGTACTCCTGGGACCAGGACTTCTGAGAATGAAACTAAAAACAAAGAGGGGAGACTGGCAGACAAAGATGAGGAGATGGAACAACAAACAAAACTAGAAGTCCGACGAACCCTTTTCAGTAAGATCTCTGGTGAAAGAAAGCCTGGTGCATTGAGAGCTGGATCGCGTGTGGTTCCATATCTTAATGAGATATCAAAATCTACTGTTATTGTAAGTAATGAAACTGGGGATCTCTATAGGAACCCAAAAGAATGTGAATGCAAAGATCTCTCTCAGATCCGGAAACAACTTGTGCAAATTGAAAACCAGCAGTCCAGTTTGTTTGAGCTTCTCCAG GCTGTGTGGATTGGAATGAAGACTCGGTTCAATTCTCAAATTAGTTTGGACCTTGAGCATATGGTAGGACAAAAGAGTGAAGCAGGAAGTAGTTTTCTAATAGAGCTACTACAGTAA